The genomic window CTTGACATGACCGACATGGTGGACCGCGCAACGGAGCGCTCGACAATCTGGAGCACGATTGCGGGGCTCGCTCGCTACCGGGAACTGCTAAAGAACCTCGTCCTCAAGGATCTCAAGCTCAAGTACCGCGGCTCGGTGCTCGGGTTCCTGTGGTCGCTGCTCAATCCGCTGATCATGATGGGCGTCTACACGGTCGCCTTCAAGTACATCCTGGGATCCAAAGTCGAGGGCTTCGTCTTCTTTCTGCTCCTCGGCATTCTCCCGTGGGGCTTCTTTGTCGGATCGACCACCATGGCGACCCGATCAATTACTGACAGCGACGACCTGATGAAGAGCGTCAGGTTTCCGTCGGCCGTCCTCCCTGTCGCGACCGTCCTCTTCAATCTCGCTCAGTACCTGTTGACCATCGTGGTGTTTTTGCCGCTGATGCTTGTTGCGTACGGCGTGCCGCTGGCGGCACCCATGCTGTTGTATCCGGTGTTCCTCATGCTGCAGGTGCTCTTTACCATCGGCGTCGCGTTGGTGCTCGCCGCAGGTACCGTGTTCTTTCTGGACGTCCGGCATCTGCTGGAAGTGGCCCTGCCCATCCTGTTCTGGGTGACGCCCATCGTCTACCCCCTGTCGCAGGTCCCTGGGCAGTGGCGGCCGCTCATCCTGCTCAGTCCGCTCTCGCCCTACATCGGGGCCTATCAGCAGATCTTCTACTATCACCAGTGGCCCAGCGCGGAGATGTGGCTTGTCGGAACCGTCTACGGGTGTGGGGCGCTTCTGGTCGGCATGCGGTTTTTCCTGGCCGTGGAAAACCGGCTCTCGGAGCAACTCTGATGGACGGGGGCATCATCGCTCGGGACCTCTCCAAGCGGTTTCTGCTTCGCCACAACAAGACGGTTGATCTCAAGAGTCGCTTCCTGGCCATGTTTCTCGAGAGCAAACGCGAAACCGTCGAGGAGTTCTGGGCTCTGCGGGACCTGTCGGTGTCGATCAGCAAGGGCGAGGCGGTGGGCCTGGTCGGGAGGAACGGATCCGGTAAGAGCACGTTCCTGAAGCTCGTCGCCGGGATCTACCGGCTCACATCGGGTCATCTCTTCCTGCCACGCGACGCACGCATCGGCACGATGATCGAGCTCGGCGTCGGCTTCGAGCACGAGCTCACGGGCCGGGAAAACGTGTTCTTGAGCACCTCGATTCATGGTTTGTCCCGCGCCGAAACCGAGGCGATCTATCCTGCGATCGTCAACTACTCGGGACTCGAGCACTTCATGGACGTCCCGATCAAGAACTACTCGTCCGGCATGCACATGCGGATTGGCTTCGCCATCTCGGCCAACCTCGATCCGGACATCCTGCTGCTCGACGAAATCTTCGCCGTGGGCGACGCGGATTTCCAGCAGCAGTGCGTGCGCACGATCGCCGACTTCAAGAAACGCGGCAAGACGATCCTCTTCGTGTCGCACGAGCCGGATGCGGTGCGTGCCATCTGCGATCGTGTCCTGGTCCTTGATCACGGCCGGCTGCTGTTTGATGGCGCCGTCGATGAGGGCCTCGCGCACTATGCCGATCTGGCGGCGCAACACAGTCGCCAGCCTGGATTGTGAACGCGCCGGAGAGTGACTGTGCACGATCAGTCCGCCCTGTCATGAGCGAATTGTCCACGCGTCTTCTCTCGGGTGTGGCGGAGGATGGCGTTCCGGATCGACGCACCATGCCGGCGAATCGAAGAATTGCGGCGCTGATCCTCAGCTTCTGT from Acidobacteriota bacterium includes these protein-coding regions:
- a CDS encoding ABC transporter permease; protein product: MTDMVDRATERSTIWSTIAGLARYRELLKNLVLKDLKLKYRGSVLGFLWSLLNPLIMMGVYTVAFKYILGSKVEGFVFFLLLGILPWGFFVGSTTMATRSITDSDDLMKSVRFPSAVLPVATVLFNLAQYLLTIVVFLPLMLVAYGVPLAAPMLLYPVFLMLQVLFTIGVALVLAAGTVFFLDVRHLLEVALPILFWVTPIVYPLSQVPGQWRPLILLSPLSPYIGAYQQIFYYHQWPSAEMWLVGTVYGCGALLVGMRFFLAVENRLSEQL
- a CDS encoding ABC transporter ATP-binding protein — its product is MDGGIIARDLSKRFLLRHNKTVDLKSRFLAMFLESKRETVEEFWALRDLSVSISKGEAVGLVGRNGSGKSTFLKLVAGIYRLTSGHLFLPRDARIGTMIELGVGFEHELTGRENVFLSTSIHGLSRAETEAIYPAIVNYSGLEHFMDVPIKNYSSGMHMRIGFAISANLDPDILLLDEIFAVGDADFQQQCVRTIADFKKRGKTILFVSHEPDAVRAICDRVLVLDHGRLLFDGAVDEGLAHYADLAAQHSRQPGL